Within Oribacterium sp. oral taxon 102, the genomic segment TTCCAACTGGCTCCTGGTTTCAAAAGCAACATCACCAATCAGAATCTGTCCACCGGGATTCAGATGATCACGCAGCACCCTCAGGAAGGAAACTTTCTGTTCGTCGGTCAGATAGTGAAGAGAGTAGGTCGCAACGATGAAATCATAGTTCTGCGTCTGAAGCGGCTCCACCAATCCCTGCGTGAAATCACCTTGGTATAGATGAGCACCCGGCATCTTTTCGGAAGCCAGCTCAATCATCCTGGCCGAGAAATCCTGGCCGTAGATCGTGCAGCCGTTTTCGTGCAATTTTGTTGTGAGCGTTCCGGTGCCAAAGCCGATGTCCAGGACAACGGCGTTCGCTTTCTCCATAATGGTTTTATAGATGGTTCCCAGCACATCTTTGTATCCGGCAAAGGGGTAGGTGTTTTCTTCATCAGATACGCCTACAGTTTTATCATATCCATCTGCCCATAAGTCGAAACCTTTATTGTCAAGCATAAAGCCTCCAAATTAACTTTCACACTTTAAGATCATCCTGATTTCCGTGGCTCCGATATTTGAACTGACCAGTTCCTCTCCGGTTGAGACGAAGCCGCACTTCTCATAGAAGCGGATGGCTCTTTTATTCTTTTTCAGTACCCAAAGACAGACCTGCGGGTAGTTCGTAAGCTGCTGAAGCCCTGCTTTCATCAACTTTTGTGCCACACCTTTTCCGTAATACTCTGCAAGCACATACAGGGCAAAGATTTCTCCGGTGTTAGGGGCTTCATCACCACGATCACCATATCCGACAAAACCGATGACGCGGCCATTATCTTTTGCCACGATGAGATTATCCGGCCAGTTGTAGGCTATCTTTTCGCACTTTTCAAGCGTCAGGGCATCGAGATATTCCTGATCCACAAGACCGGGGTAAGCATCGTGCCAAGACTTCCAATGGACATAGGCTTTGCCTCTGATCTCATCGTCTGATTCCATCTTTTTTATTTCGAGATTATTGATCATCCTTCTTCTCCAACACAGCTCTTATTGCCTTTTCATAGTCCGTATTGATCAACACGATATTCTCCCCAGCTTGCTGAAAGCCCTCTATGTATTTCCAATTTTCTGCTTTCATGCTGTCGATCGTGCAGTACGAATCCTCCAGGCGGGATTCTATATCGGACGCATGATCTTTGATCTCCTCAAAGTGAGCGTCGATATAGGAATCTGTCATGGCAAGGCAGATAAATTGAATCGATGATAGATAGTCCTCGTCAAAATCCTTCCGCCAGTCAAAAGGCACATAACAACCTTCAACGATCAGATGCTGTTGGTTCTCAATTGCCGTCTTCATCATTTCCCGCACAATGGGCCAGAGATATTCTGTGAGAGCATCATCATCTTCGGTGGTCAGCTTTGTGTTTCCACTCCGAATCAGCCCCATTTTCAGATGGTCAATGGAGAGATATGGGTAGTGACAGGTTTCAAGAAGCCGCTGCGATAAAAGCGTTTTCCCTGTATGGGAAGCACCGGTAATTAATATGATCATGTTTTATCCTTTGCCAAAGATGATCTTTTTTTGTAGTCGGCAATGTCGTTCTCATTCAATCGCTATTTTCCCTTGAGTTACCTCGGGTGAATTTTTCGATGTAATTGTATAGTCAATACTGCTAAAGGCATCTTGTATAAAAATAACCGATGGAAATGCAATCGTCGTATTATGCTTAATATACTCTACCTTCAGTTTTACGATGCACAGATCTCCTTCTTCGAATACTGAATAACAAAATACGTCTTCAAGCTCATTTATGTAGTCATCGCTATAATCCGGTGTATAACCCGGAAATGTTGTGCTCGAACGCATATGTGGTGTAAAATGCCTGTTTATAATAGATGCGCTGTAGTCAAGATACTCTGATGTGCTCCCAATCCCAAACATCTCTTCCATATCACATTCATTTAACAAGTACCCCATCTCGTCATTGTCAAATACTGGGAAGTCTTTAAGTGTTATTAAGCAGTTACGTGGGAACAAAAGAGTTATTTCAACATCCTCGTCAATAGCGGTCCCATAGTTTTGAAGAGCAAGTTTTATACATTTCTTACCTGAAAAAGCAGTTTCAATCGGTGCCCAACTTAGACACTTTGATATAGTCTCAGTTAATTCCTCTATTTTTTTGTATTTCAGTTTTTCTTGAGAAGTCCCTTCCAGGGGACCTCCTCCGAAAATACCAGAGGGAATAGTACTTTGCGATAGGTTACCAAGATTAAAAAAGTTCTCAGAGAGATCGATCTTCAACGTATCAGCAATGGCCTGAATCAATTTGCGATCATTTTCGCTTATAGTTACAGACTTACTTAATGAAAAGGAAAGTGTCGATATACCTTTCATTTGTTCATTTTGTTTTACAAGTTTCATCGCGGAAATGTCTTGGATCAAACTATTGATTTTGTCTATATACTGATCCTTTGTTATTTCTACGTCGGGAAGAAAATCCATTACGTGTGCAGCGTCATCTATCCGTCGCAGGGCGTTAATCCCAACAAGTTTTAGTTCAGCATTACGTTCCTTTTTTACCTCTGCTACTCGCTTTTCACTTAAAAAATATTGGGATAAGTGTGCAAAGAAAAGAGTTTTAAAGTCTTCCCTTGATGTATAGGTAAAATACAAGCCCCTATCTTTATATCGTTCCTTAAACGCTTGTACTTTTTTATACTCATCAGAGTTTAATTGCGAAGGGGAGAGGGGCTTATCCGAAAAGTACATAAAAACCTGCTTCTCTGAAGAGAGCATTATTTCGACTTCTTCCTCTGTCCCAGACCCATATTCATCCGTTGGCGTTCCAAATCTTGTCCACATGATGGCGACTGCTGTATCGCAATCATTAACAAATTGCTTATTTAAAAGTTCTTGTGGTTTCCCGCCTGACTGTGCAAATGAATTCTTCCTCCAATGCTTTGTGACAATCTCGATTCCTAATGCGTCTGAATACAGAGTATTAAACTGCTTAACACACTCTTCAACGCTGGTGATTTCCTCTTTTATATCTCCAGGACAAGAAATAAGAAGACTATACTGTGTTACGGATTTAGGCATAACAATTTCCTTTCGTCTCTCTATAATCCTCGCGTTTTGACTAATATGTTCCGGCAAAGTTGATTGTCGATAATAAGCTGTCTTGATCCATACTGCCTATCATCCACGCAAAGATTCCGCTACTTTCTGCACCAGCTGCTTATACTCCTCTTTGACCTTGGCCGGGCCGTTAATCACGACATCGCCGCCGAAGCCAAACACCCAGGAGTAGAATACGCTGCTGGGCACGACATCCACCTCCGCGCGGAAATTCTCCATGTCATAGCAGTAGGTGGTGACATCCTTGCCGAACTTGTCCAGGATCGCGTCCATGACATCATTTTTGCAGATGAGATCCACGGTCGTGAACTTCGTCCCGTACATCCGGAAGCTGGTCTGCAGGTATTTGTCGAAATCAAAGTCTGCCGGGAAGGGAAGCGCATCGGCCTCCAGGATATCTGGACGCCTCATGATCCGGTCCACGCGGAAGGTGCCGACCCTCTTGCCGTTGTCGAACACGCCAACCATGTAATAGAAATCGCCATTCCATACGAGCTTATGAGGGCTGAAGATCCACGGTTTCCCATCGTTGCGCAGCTTGGGCTCCTTCCGGACATCGTACTTGAAGTAAAGGAAGGAGATTTTCTTTCCGGCATTGATAGCCTCGTTGATGCCATCAATGATCAGGTAAATGCTCTCATTATCGTATTTTATACGATCCTCCGCAGCGATGTTCCGCTTCAGGTTCTCAGCCTGGTTCCGGCCAGCCATCTTTGAAAGCTTGGCCACAAGCTCCTCGCTTTTCTTTTTGGTAATGAACTTGGAGGATTCCACAGCATCGATTAGCAGCTTTATCTCTGCGGTGTCGTACTCGCGGCTGATCAGGTTGTAGCGCTTCTGGGAGGACATCACCTCCTGAATCTCCATGCCAAAAGAGCGCAGTGCAGCGATATCGGCAGGGATCGTCTGCCGGTGGACCTTGAAGTCATATTCCTTTTCGAGAATCTCCATCAACTCAGCAGTGGTCAGATAATGGTCCTCGTCAGTGCGTTCATATAGTATTTGAGCCAGATATAACGGGCGAAGTTTGGGATCTTTGTCCATATTGGGTACTCCTCGACCAAGATTAAAGCCTTTTAGTCACACAACATAACTGCAAAAAGCTCTTAGTTACTTTGATCGTTCTTCTTCATATATTCAAGGATTGTTTTTAACTTTTCTGGATCGTCTGGCGGTGCTTGAATAATCCCATATTCATCAAAGCACCCCAGAGCCTGTAGTTCCTTTAATTCAACAAACTCATGCGCATTTACACTGCACCACATATTTAATCCGAATAATGTATTAATACGGATACATGCATCTTGCCTGGTCTGAATTCCCTCCTCGAAACAAACACCATCTTCCATCACAACAGCATAGTCTTTGATTTTATCCTGAGGGATTTTCTTTAGGTCTTCTATATCATTCAAGATCTCTTTGATAATAACTTGATCATGGTTTGTATTCTCTATTGTCCCACGAAGAGGATACTTACGTTTATAAATCTCGTCTTCCTCATCCTTAGTAAGATGATGAATCAATCTAAATAACTCCCTATCATGTGAGACAAAATCAAGGGACAGTACTTCTGGCAAAATATCTTTACAAACAGCTTTAATATGCGAGATTTGCTGTTTCATTAGATCAATCATCTCTGATAACGAGTTAAACTCTACAGCTTCATAATTACCATCTTTATGAGCAACGTTTTTATCCCGTTCATAATATACAGCATTTACAATATTGTCTTCATCACACAGTGTTCTCTTGGCTATGTGCTTACTTGAAATATAGTCATCGAGTACAATTGCACAATTGATATAAAACTTATCACGTGCTTGATTAATTCTGTCTCTTAAATTAATGTATTGTAGTTTTTCTGCATTATCAGAGATATAAATAATGCTGTCCACACATTTTTTAGCATCTATCAGATATCTTGCTAATACCCAGGCATCCAACTTGAATCCACCTACCGTTCACTGCTTCCTGTACACTCATTTTCTGAGGTTTCGAAACTATTACCACTCGTTTCCATTAGTTAATTACGTCCCTTCCAAACAGATAGACTACCATTTGTGATGGGCTATGCCGCTCTCACCAACAGATATTTCTCCGCTATCTCATCCAGCTGCTTTTTTATAGATTGGAAATCACCGCTTAGGTCCAGCGTTCTGACACATATACGGTTTCCCATCATCTGATACTCATTATTGAACTTACCTTCTTCTTCGGTCTGAGCGTACAGGAGCATGCCTGCAACCTTCTCATGCGGCACTTCAGCAAGCTCATTCTCTTTTGTCTTAACATAGGTGAAAATCTGGTACAAGTTGCCCGTAGGTATCGATACCTTACCAAACTGTTCCCGCAGGTTCCGTTCATAGTATTTGGCATCAATGATGAGCGTCCGATCTCCGCAGGTCAGTGTGATGTCTGTTTTCATCTTTGGAAGAAGATCATGGAAGCCGTCATCAACCTGCCAGTCCATCATGGAAGCTGAAGCCTTAACCTTCAGGTGCTTATACTCCGTATTGTAGTATTCCAGAATGAACTTCTCATACAGGTGATGCATTTGCTGATCGTCCAGGAAGTCCATCAGCTTCGTGGATCCGTCCGACTTTGTCTGCAACAATCCCTTGATTACAAGATGGCAAACAGAAACCAGCATTCTGTAACTCTGATTGTTACGATTGAACCGCATTGACCAGTTAATCGTATGAACATCCAGCGTCTCGACTTCTCCGAAGAAGACCAGCTGCTTCTTGATCTCCTTCTTCCTTGCCAGAGATATCTTTGATTTCAGCAGCAGCTCCATCGTAGTCTTGATGATCCTGTTCATATATGAATTGACGGAGAAATCATCATAAGTGCAAACCAGCTGTCCCTTGACCTTGCTTAGATCTTTGATAGAAGCTGTCACATCTATTTTTCCACGTGGCGAAGAAAGCGCCTCTGTCTCGGAAATATATTCTTTTCCAAGACCGCGCTTAAGCTGAAGCGAAACCCCTTTTGTCAGAATGGACGCGCATAGTTCCGCCACATTATGAAATTCTTCAGTCTCTATGCTTTTGTATCCCTGCTCATTAAGCACCCTAAAGGCGTATGAGAGCATATAATACACATTCTGAATTGGGATCACTTAATCGCACTCCTTAAATCCTCGATCCATGTCTTAGCCTTTGCCGGTTCGTCAAACCAGTATTCCTTAAGCAATGGAGCAAGTTCAAATTCCACAATTCCTGATAAAGTCTGATCGGATGTTTCCTTCAGTTCGCAGAAATAGCTGTGACCTATACAGAAGCCTTCTCCAAGAGAATCATCAGAGGCAATATCTGCATTAAGAGCTTCCACACGATCAATCAACTTATTAAACTTTTCGCTCTGAAGAGCTTCCTGATACTGTCTAAAGCCTTTGGTGTTGAACCCTGGCTCCATATCGAAAAATGCAAACCTTCTACGAAGAGCATAGTCCATCATTGCAAGGCTTCTGTCGGCGGTATTCATCATCCCGATGATATAAACATTCTTGGGAACAGAAAACTTCTCATCTGCATATAGGAGTTTCAGTTCAATACCTCTCTTATCCGATTCGATCAGCATGAACAGCTCACCGAAAATCTTGCTGAGATTCCCACGGTTGATCTCGTCTATGATAAAGAAATACGGAGTATCCTCACTGTCTACTTCAGCAGACTTACAGAAATCATAAAATGCGCCGTGTTTCAGCTCAAATCCACCTTCCTGTGTCGGACGGAAGCCCATGATAAAATCTTCATAGGAATAACTCTGGTGGAATTGCACCATCATCACACGGGATGGATCCTTCACGCCCATGATGGAATAGGCAAGTCGTTTTGCAGCAAATGTCTTTCCGACGCCCGGAGCCCCCTGGAGTATCACATTCTTTTTCTTTTCTACCAAGGCGACCAACGTATCATATTTAGTCTTATCCATATAGACTTCTTCAAGGAACATGTCTGCATCATAAGGCTTCAGATCAATTTCTACAGGTTCCTCAATGTCGTCTTCGATCTCACTCTCAAACAGAGAATTTAATTTTTCCACATAGTCGGTATATGCTGTAATATCAGTAAGCGTCTTCATCACGGCCTGTCCTGGATGCTGCCACTCACCTTTATGTGTCCATTTCACCTGACGAATGTTTTTATAATGATCACGCTGAGGATCAAATTCATAATCGGACCCAACCACGCCGCGACCAATTACCTGATGCATCCCCTTCTTTGCGAAGATAATATCGCCGGGCTTCATTTCATTTACAAACTGCCATGTTGCATGAGCATCGTTCTTGAAAGATCTGGACGGATCGATCTTCTCCTGCATTGCCTGCCTCATCTCACTCTTGGTATTGTAAGCAGATAGATCACCGATATCGTCCCAGCCAATTCCCATTATCCCTGCAGAATAGAACTCATCCCAATACATAGCACCGTCACCAGGTGCATAAATCCAATAATGTACTGTTTCAACGCCCTCATCAGCGATTGCTGCGCCTTTGTTTTCTCTTTGTGCTTCCACCTTTTTGGCAGCAGCCTGTTCCTGATTGACCTGTTCTGAATACTTCCATGCCTCAAAGCTCAGTTCCTTAAAGTCTTTCAGCTGACTGGCATCACTT encodes:
- a CDS encoding class I SAM-dependent methyltransferase produces the protein MLDNKGFDLWADGYDKTVGVSDEENTYPFAGYKDVLGTIYKTIMEKANAVVLDIGFGTGTLTTKLHENGCTIYGQDFSARMIELASEKMPGAHLYQGDFTQGLVEPLQTQNYDFIVATYSLHYLTDEQKVSFLRVLRDHLNPGGQILIGDVAFETRSQLEQCRMDVGDEWDDDEIYFVVDELKKDLPQLTFSKISYCAGIIALVI
- a CDS encoding GNAT family N-acetyltransferase, with protein sequence MINNLEIKKMESDDEIRGKAYVHWKSWHDAYPGLVDQEYLDALTLEKCEKIAYNWPDNLIVAKDNGRVIGFVGYGDRGDEAPNTGEIFALYVLAEYYGKGVAQKLMKAGLQQLTNYPQVCLWVLKKNKRAIRFYEKCGFVSTGEELVSSNIGATEIRMILKCES
- a CDS encoding adenylate kinase, producing MIILITGASHTGKTLLSQRLLETCHYPYLSIDHLKMGLIRSGNTKLTTEDDDALTEYLWPIVREMMKTAIENQQHLIVEGCYVPFDWRKDFDEDYLSSIQFICLAMTDSYIDAHFEEIKDHASDIESRLEDSYCTIDSMKAENWKYIEGFQQAGENIVLINTDYEKAIRAVLEKKDDQ
- a CDS encoding helix-turn-helix transcriptional regulator; its protein translation is MDKDPKLRPLYLAQILYERTDEDHYLTTAELMEILEKEYDFKVHRQTIPADIAALRSFGMEIQEVMSSQKRYNLISREYDTAEIKLLIDAVESSKFITKKKSEELVAKLSKMAGRNQAENLKRNIAAEDRIKYDNESIYLIIDGINEAINAGKKISFLYFKYDVRKEPKLRNDGKPWIFSPHKLVWNGDFYYMVGVFDNGKRVGTFRVDRIMRRPDILEADALPFPADFDFDKYLQTSFRMYGTKFTTVDLICKNDVMDAILDKFGKDVTTYCYDMENFRAEVDVVPSSVFYSWVFGFGGDVVINGPAKVKEEYKQLVQKVAESLRG
- the mcrC gene encoding 5-methylcytosine-specific restriction endonuclease system specificity protein McrC, with protein sequence MIPIQNVYYMLSYAFRVLNEQGYKSIETEEFHNVAELCASILTKGVSLQLKRGLGKEYISETEALSSPRGKIDVTASIKDLSKVKGQLVCTYDDFSVNSYMNRIIKTTMELLLKSKISLARKKEIKKQLVFFGEVETLDVHTINWSMRFNRNNQSYRMLVSVCHLVIKGLLQTKSDGSTKLMDFLDDQQMHHLYEKFILEYYNTEYKHLKVKASASMMDWQVDDGFHDLLPKMKTDITLTCGDRTLIIDAKYYERNLREQFGKVSIPTGNLYQIFTYVKTKENELAEVPHEKVAGMLLYAQTEEEGKFNNEYQMMGNRICVRTLDLSGDFQSIKKQLDEIAEKYLLVRAA
- a CDS encoding AAA family ATPase, with the protein product MSEQNQFDWVDFYKELSGKLLQYKDNREELIEKVRKIYEITGINLPTLEKDNQIVDIDPFTFFGLFNKKLTDANRLSILKAIAELFDVKAPVPTAFDSIPVLNPQNVTFYYFIPDRGDNDIQDLWELFDTALAYAKDPLPDTIAKVSKYFDLCINKKGNGNSKITMGLYWIAPNALLNLDQRNTWYIYESGKIPEELVKTLPEIEAKIPSDKYFDIVEKLRAYLQSDASQLKDFKELSFEAWKYSEQVNQEQAAAKKVEAQRENKGAAIADEGVETVHYWIYAPGDGAMYWDEFYSAGIMGIGWDDIGDLSAYNTKSEMRQAMQEKIDPSRSFKNDAHATWQFVNEMKPGDIIFAKKGMHQVIGRGVVGSDYEFDPQRDHYKNIRQVKWTHKGEWQHPGQAVMKTLTDITAYTDYVEKLNSLFESEIEDDIEEPVEIDLKPYDADMFLEEVYMDKTKYDTLVALVEKKKNVILQGAPGVGKTFAAKRLAYSIMGVKDPSRVMMVQFHQSYSYEDFIMGFRPTQEGGFELKHGAFYDFCKSAEVDSEDTPYFFIIDEINRGNLSKIFGELFMLIESDKRGIELKLLYADEKFSVPKNVYIIGMMNTADRSLAMMDYALRRRFAFFDMEPGFNTKGFRQYQEALQSEKFNKLIDRVEALNADIASDDSLGEGFCIGHSYFCELKETSDQTLSGIVEFELAPLLKEYWFDEPAKAKTWIEDLRSAIK